One window from the genome of Cellulosilyticum sp. I15G10I2 encodes:
- a CDS encoding EutP/PduV family microcompartment system protein, with product MKKVMLIGKSGSGKTTLIQAIKNLPQQYIKTQTIHYIDEFIDMPGEYLENRSLYRALIVTAIQADIICLIVDAASCDNWFPEGFASMFTKPVLGIVTKADQKNADTNRALEYLKQAGAQKVVITSSYYKQGIKEIAALLE from the coding sequence ATGAAAAAGGTGATGCTAATAGGAAAAAGTGGAAGCGGCAAAACCACATTGATACAAGCTATTAAAAATTTACCGCAGCAATATATAAAAACACAAACGATCCATTACATAGATGAATTTATTGATATGCCTGGCGAGTATTTAGAAAACAGAAGTTTATATCGGGCCCTTATTGTAACAGCCATACAAGCAGATATTATTTGTCTGATAGTAGATGCTGCAAGTTGTGATAATTGGTTTCCGGAAGGATTTGCGAGTATGTTTACAAAACCTGTCCTAGGTATAGTAACTAAGGCTGATCAAAAGAATGCAGATACAAATAGAGCTTTAGAGTACCTTAAACAAGCGGGTGCACAAAAGGTAGTTATTACAAGCTCTTACTACAAACAAGGAATTAAAGAGATAGCGGCACTGTTAGAGTAG